One window of Thermocoleostomius sinensis A174 genomic DNA carries:
- a CDS encoding sensor histidine kinase, with protein sequence MSFHVRRSNPLSNVLSRRTPLSLSKPSEGWRAALKRLLFPVETADYRVWRHQFMIDRLGLTFWIAIPCFLTLAGFNLYAIFSNPERFEQDITQLFQDSTLAERYGIALITSILITTSLLLGCVMLQRTRLRQHPEVIFLCFSLSLTLTDQIVGTVFQIPVFPDTFVLLAQAILIPVHWRLHLLSQLLPIAYSLIVNPMLGITQLGERSIYDSFSISNFANLFWVCLICNLAVYLYERLKRSEFESQRQLQVFLHSVSHDLRTPVMGTSMVLKGLLNSPDSTIAVHRSVLKRLLEGSDRQLTLINSLLEAHTSEMQTVSLNRQPMQLSLLVESVLAELDHALTRHEVQLCNQVSSELPLVYADTHQLWRVFSNLIGNALKHNPNGICLTLAADVVPLSWGQPNAGRQPGLGLTKDARNSSQPFLWLRCIIQDNGVGIPVEQHDRLFDLYARGSRARYMPGLGLGLYLCRQIVQAHGGQIGVISAPHQGATFWFTLPIVAGFEDTSFKN encoded by the coding sequence ATGTCTTTTCATGTTAGGCGATCGAACCCGTTGTCAAACGTTTTGTCGAGACGGACTCCTTTGTCTCTATCCAAGCCTTCAGAAGGCTGGCGCGCAGCGTTAAAGCGGCTGTTGTTTCCAGTAGAAACAGCAGATTATCGGGTTTGGCGACATCAGTTTATGATCGATCGCCTCGGTTTAACCTTCTGGATTGCGATTCCCTGTTTCTTGACCTTGGCAGGCTTTAACCTTTATGCCATTTTTTCCAATCCAGAGCGGTTTGAGCAAGATATTACTCAGCTTTTTCAAGATTCTACCCTGGCAGAACGCTATGGCATTGCGCTGATCACTTCCATTCTGATCACCACTAGCTTGCTGCTGGGTTGCGTGATGTTGCAGCGTACCCGACTACGACAGCATCCGGAAGTCATATTTCTCTGTTTTTCCCTAAGCTTGACGCTAACTGATCAAATAGTCGGAACAGTTTTCCAAATTCCAGTGTTTCCAGATACATTCGTGTTGCTAGCTCAGGCGATTCTCATTCCGGTACACTGGCGATTGCATTTGCTGTCTCAACTGCTGCCCATTGCCTATTCCCTGATCGTTAACCCGATGCTAGGAATTACTCAACTGGGAGAGCGATCGATTTACGACTCGTTTTCGATTAGCAACTTTGCTAACCTATTCTGGGTTTGTTTGATCTGCAATTTGGCAGTGTATTTATATGAACGTTTGAAGCGATCGGAATTTGAGTCACAGCGACAGCTTCAGGTATTTCTGCACTCAGTTTCTCATGATTTGCGCACACCTGTGATGGGAACATCCATGGTATTGAAGGGTCTGTTAAACAGTCCTGACTCTACCATTGCCGTGCATCGCTCTGTATTAAAACGGCTTCTGGAAGGTAGCGATCGGCAGTTAACTCTGATTAATTCGCTTCTAGAAGCCCACACCAGCGAGATGCAAACCGTTTCGCTGAACCGCCAACCCATGCAATTAAGTCTGCTAGTAGAATCCGTGTTGGCTGAGTTAGACCACGCCCTCACTCGTCATGAAGTACAGCTATGTAATCAAGTCTCCTCAGAGTTACCGCTTGTCTACGCAGACACTCATCAGCTTTGGCGCGTATTTAGCAACCTGATTGGCAATGCACTAAAGCACAATCCCAACGGCATTTGTTTAACCTTAGCGGCTGATGTGGTGCCGCTAAGTTGGGGACAGCCCAATGCAGGGCGGCAGCCAGGGTTGGGGCTGACTAAAGACGCTCGCAATTCATCTCAGCCGTTTTTGTGGCTACGTTGCATCATTCAAGACAACGGCGTGGGCATTCCAGTGGAACAACACGATCGATTGTTTGATCTCTATGCTAGAGGGTCGCGGGCCCGATATATGCCCGGATTGGGGCTGGGGCTGTATCTTTGTCGGCAAATTGTTCAAGCACACGGGGGGCAAATTGGCGTCATCAGTGCCCCGCATCAAGGAGCAACCTTCTGGTTTACACTGCCAATCGTCGCTGGTTTTGAAGATACGAGTTTTAAGAATTGA